Genomic DNA from Paracoccus sp. MBLB3053:
TCATACATGACATTGGCCCTGCGCAGCCGATCGGTCAGCGCTGGGTCAAGCCCGAAGCGCGCAGCAACGTCTTCGTAATAGTTCGCGCCAATCCGCAGAACTGGGAAGCCGCGCTTCTCCAGCGCCGCCGCGGTCGCGAAGACATCATCCGTCGCAAAGGCGATATGCTGGACGGATGAGCCGAGACTTTCTTCAATGAAGCGCCCGGCCAAGGTGCGACGGGCCTCCGCGCCGTTCAACGTGACGCGCATCCGTCCCGACTCGATCGCCTGCGACCGCACCAGCCCGTCGGGGTCGATCACGTCGACCATCGGAGATTTGCCCGCATCGAAGATCTCGGTGTAAAACAGCGATGAACTGAGCATCGCGTCATAGGGCATGGTCTGGGCAAGGTGGTCGATGCCCGTGATCCCCGCGCCCGCGACAGCACCGGGCGTGATGCGGAAATCGACGTCCCAGATCCGGCCAAGATCCGGACCGTCATCGAGGAATCGGATGACGCTGCCGCTGATCCCGCGAATGGCGGGAATGCCCAGTTCGCCGGGACCGGTTTCCTCCTCATGGGTGGGGGCAAGCAGTGAGGTGGCGCGCTGGTGGCTGGCCTGCGCATCAGCGACCTTCAGCGCGATTTCCGAGACGGTCGTGCCATGTGCGACATAGGAGGTGCGGGCAAAGCCCCGAGCGCCTGTGTTGACGAGCAGGCTGACACCACCTTGCCGCCATACATCGACCGGCTTCGAGACATGCCGGCCCACGGGCTGAAAGCCGGTCGAGGTCAGAAGGCTGGTCAGATCTGCCGCGTCCTCTTCGCTGGTGGCGAATTCGACAAAGGCAATCTGCTCGACTGGCGATGGCGGCGGGAAGGCGGGCAGATCCACGGCCAGCGCCGGCTCGGCCCGTCGGGCGCGGTCCTGCAGCGAAATCAGGCTGCGGTGCCCGTCCAGCGCGACCAGCCGGGGAAGGCCGGCGCGGAACTGGTCGTTGAAGATTTCAAGGCTGAGCCAGCCATCATAGCCGGTGGCGAGCACGGCGCGCATGAATCCGGTGACGTCCAGATCGCCTTCGCCCGGCATGTTTCGGAAATGGCGCGACCAGTACAGCAGGTCCATCTCGATCGCGGGGGCATCGGCGAGCTGGACGAAGAAAATCCGGTCACCGGGGATCGCGCGGATGGAATCGGGATCGATCTTGCGACCCAGCGTGTGGAAGCTGTCGAGGATCAGCCCGATATTCGGGTGATCGGCGCGGCGCACCACTTCCCAGGCGTCGCGGTGGTCGTTGACGAAGCGGCCCCAGCAGAGCGCCTCATAGCCGACGCGGACGCCGTGCTGCGCGGCCAGATCGCCCAGTTCGTGGAAATCGGCAGCCATGCGGTCGATGCCGCCCATCGCCGCCGGATGCAGGGATGAACAGAACAGAACCAAGTCCGTGCCAAGCTGGTTCATCAGTTCGAACTTGCGCGCGGCGCGGGCGAAGGCGCGCGAGCGATGAGGTTCGGGCAGGCCCTCGAAGTCGCGGAAGGGCTGGAACAGGGTGATTTCAAGCCCGTGATCGCGGACCATGCGCCCGACCTCGGAGGGGCTGAAATCCGAGGCAATGAAATCCTGCTCGAATATCTCGATGCCATCGAAACCCGCAGCGGCGATGGCGGCCAGCTTCTCGGTCAGGTTGCCCGACAGAGAGACGGTTGCTATCGAGGTCTTCATTCCAGCTTTCCCTTGAGTTTCCGGCGGCTCGGCTGTCGCATGCCGGATCGGCCTGTGCAACTTATCTCGATCCCGAGATCAACACAGAACGCGTCGCGGGGAAAGGCGCATCCACCCAAAGCTCTCGCTGCAGGCATAAATTCGGGACGGCTGCGACATCCGGGGCCCTTTTCCCGGACCGGTATATCTGGCAGCAATGCGGCAATTCATGGGGGGTGCATGACGCGTGGCGTCCGACAGGCCAAAGGCAAAGTCACCGGGCGGTTGATCCGTTCCCGGCAGTGGCTGTTCGTCGCCCTGTTTCTGCCCTTTGTCGTCTTCGCAACGATTCCGCCGGGCGGCATGCTGGTTCCGGATCTTCGCGGCAAGGTCACCGTGATCCTCTGTGGCAGCAGCCTGCCAGTGGAGATGGTCATCGGACCCGACGGTGCGCTTCAGCCTGTGGCCGAGCTTGCCCCGGCAGGCCAGCAAGACCATGAGGTAAAACACCCGATCTGTGGCTGGGTCGCACATGGTCAGCCCGTGCTCGCCTCAGGCGATGCCGCGCCGCCAGCTCCGATCGCTCGCACGCAGGAAGCCGATCCCGCCGAGGACGCCAGGGTGGTCATTCCTCCTCAGGCTGCGCGCCATTTCCTGGCAAGAGCTCCGCCCGATCTCGTCTGAAAAATCCTGACACCGGCGGACCGAAATCCATCCGCCGACCAGACAATTTCGGACGGAATCTCATGAACACGAAAATTCTCTCGGCGCTTGCGGGCGCATTCCTCACCTTGACCGCAGTCCCGGCCCTGGCCCATGCTACGCTGGAGCAGACCGAGGCACCTGCGGGTTCGGACTACAAGGCGATAATCCGCATCGGGCATGGCTGCGGCGGAAAGGCCACCAAGCAATTGCGCGTGCAGATCCCCGAAGGGTTCTACGATGCGAAGCCGATGGCGAAGCCCGGCTGGAAATTGAAGGTCGTGACCGGCAAATATGCCCGCCCCTACGACCATCACGGCACCAGGACGACCGAAGGCGCTCGCGAGATCATCTGGAGCGGGGGCGAACTGCCGGATGCCTGGTATGACGAATTCATCCTGCGCGGAACGGTCGGCCCGGATCTGGTTCCCGGCAGCACGATCTATTTCCCGACAATCCAGGAGTGCGACGGTGCGAAGGAGGCATGGATCGATGTCACCGGCGCCGAGGGTGTCACCAACCCGGCACCTGCGCTTGATGTAACCGAAAGGAAAGCGGCCGCGCTTGCCCATCATGATGGGCATGATCAAGTTGATGTCGAGACCGCCGGACACGCTCACGAGCGAAGGGATGCGGGTGAGCAACCCGGGCCGATCATCAAGGGCGAGCTTTCGATCTCCTCGCCATTTGCGCGCGCCACACTGCCCGGTGCCAAGGTGGCTGGCGGCTTTCTGACCATCGAGAATGGTGGCCAGTCGGAAGATCGGCTGATCGCGGCAAGCTCGCCCCTGGCCAAGCGGGTCGAGATCCACGAAATGGCCATGGAAGGCGATGTGATGCGAATGCGCGAACTGCCCGAAGGTTTGGTTCTGCCCTCAGGCGGGACGGTAGAGTTGAAACCGGGTGGGTTTCATCTGATGCTGCAGGAGATCGGTGAACCGTTGAGCGAAGGGATGAACGTCCCAGTGACCCTGACCTTCGAGAAGGCGGGAAAGGTTGAAGTGCAACTGGTCGTCGGGCCGATGAATGCGAAAGGCGGCGAACATGCCCAGCACTGATGGAAGCTCTCTGCGGATTCTGCGCTATGTGCTCTGGGCGCTGGCGGCTGTCGCCATCATGGCCGTGGGGTGGTTTCAGGTCATTTCTCCCCGGCTTCAGTCGCTTAGCGAATCCGGCACCGACAATCTTGGCCGCGGTGACTATCAACTTGTCGCAACGGATGGCTCGACCTTCACGCAAGACAGTCTGAAGGGCCAGCCGACCGCAGTCTTCTTTGGTTTCACCCATTGCCCCGATGTCTGCCCGACAACCTTGGGTGAAGTCGCCGGCTGGCAAGAGGACCTGTCCAAAGAAGGCAAGAGCCTGCGCGTCTATTTCGTCACCGTCGATCCCGAACGCGACACTGTCGAGGCGCTGAGGGAATATGTGTCATGGGTGCCGGGGGTCATGGGGGTTTCGGGTGAGCCCGAAGAAATCGCCAAGGCGGTCAAGGCATTCCGCGTCTATGCACGCAAGGTCCCGACCGAGGGTGGTTATACCATGGACCATTCCGCCATGACGCTGCTCTTTGACGACAAGGGGAGGTATTCGGGCCTGATCGGCTATCAGGAAGACCCCGAGCGGACAAAGGCCAGTCTCGAAAAGCTCGTTGCGGGCTGACCGGACACGACCATGCCTGGCCTAACCGCTGGGCATGGTCATCGCGCCACCTGCAGGCGTGGCAAAAGGCTGGGCATGGTGACCTGGCGTGCTGCGTATGTGGGGGATTTCGGATTGCTGGCTGGCGAAGGGCTGGCTTGCTATCCTGTCCCTTATTTAGCCGGCGT
This window encodes:
- a CDS encoding bifunctional sugar phosphate isomerase/epimerase/4-hydroxyphenylpyruvate dioxygenase family protein, which encodes MKTSIATVSLSGNLTEKLAAIAAAGFDGIEIFEQDFIASDFSPSEVGRMVRDHGLEITLFQPFRDFEGLPEPHRSRAFARAARKFELMNQLGTDLVLFCSSLHPAAMGGIDRMAADFHELGDLAAQHGVRVGYEALCWGRFVNDHRDAWEVVRRADHPNIGLILDSFHTLGRKIDPDSIRAIPGDRIFFVQLADAPAIEMDLLYWSRHFRNMPGEGDLDVTGFMRAVLATGYDGWLSLEIFNDQFRAGLPRLVALDGHRSLISLQDRARRAEPALAVDLPAFPPPSPVEQIAFVEFATSEEDAADLTSLLTSTGFQPVGRHVSKPVDVWRQGGVSLLVNTGARGFARTSYVAHGTTVSEIALKVADAQASHQRATSLLAPTHEEETGPGELGIPAIRGISGSVIRFLDDGPDLGRIWDVDFRITPGAVAGAGITGIDHLAQTMPYDAMLSSSLFYTEIFDAGKSPMVDVIDPDGLVRSQAIESGRMRVTLNGAEARRTLAGRFIEESLGSSVQHIAFATDDVFATAAALEKRGFPVLRIGANYYEDVAARFGLDPALTDRLRRANVMYDEDAGGQFFQLYSVPRKDGFFFEIVQRQGNYCGYGAPNAPFRIAAQKRTSRPAGMPRA
- a CDS encoding copper chaperone PCu(A)C, producing MNTKILSALAGAFLTLTAVPALAHATLEQTEAPAGSDYKAIIRIGHGCGGKATKQLRVQIPEGFYDAKPMAKPGWKLKVVTGKYARPYDHHGTRTTEGAREIIWSGGELPDAWYDEFILRGTVGPDLVPGSTIYFPTIQECDGAKEAWIDVTGAEGVTNPAPALDVTERKAAALAHHDGHDQVDVETAGHAHERRDAGEQPGPIIKGELSISSPFARATLPGAKVAGGFLTIENGGQSEDRLIAASSPLAKRVEIHEMAMEGDVMRMRELPEGLVLPSGGTVELKPGGFHLMLQEIGEPLSEGMNVPVTLTFEKAGKVEVQLVVGPMNAKGGEHAQH
- a CDS encoding SCO family protein, which translates into the protein MPSTDGSSLRILRYVLWALAAVAIMAVGWFQVISPRLQSLSESGTDNLGRGDYQLVATDGSTFTQDSLKGQPTAVFFGFTHCPDVCPTTLGEVAGWQEDLSKEGKSLRVYFVTVDPERDTVEALREYVSWVPGVMGVSGEPEEIAKAVKAFRVYARKVPTEGGYTMDHSAMTLLFDDKGRYSGLIGYQEDPERTKASLEKLVAG